TGAGGACTGGGAGCAGCGCTTACAGGATTGCCTGCGACTGGCCGTTGACGTAGGAGATCTTCCGGCCGACACCGACTGCGCCGCGCTATCACGGTTCTTCTGGATCGGTTGGGAGGGAGCGGTATTGCGCACCAAACTCGCTCGGACAGTCGAACCGCTCGACGTGTTTTTCAGTGGATTCCTCGCATGTGCCCGCGCGTAGGAGAAGGGAATACGATGTTCAGCGCGATTGTGGTTGAGAAGACCAACACGGACTACCGTGCGGAAATGCGGCGGCTCGGCAGCGACGACCTACCTGAGGGGCAAGTGACCGTCCGGGTCGCATACAGCAGCCTCAATTACAAAGACGCCCTGGCCATCACCGGTAGGGGCCCCGTCGTCCGTCGCTTCCCGATGGTCCCGGGAATCGACTTAGCCGGCGTCGTTGAGGCCAGCAATGACGCGCGCTACAAACCCGGTGATCACGTTCTGGTGAACGGTTGGGGACTGGGCGAGACCCACTGGGGAGGGCTTGCACAGATCGCTCGGCTCCAGGCGGACTGGCTAGTGCCACTCCCCCCCTCGTTCACCGAGGCGCAGGCCACTGCCATCGGCACTGCGGGCTATACAGCGATGCTTTGCCTGATGGCACTCGAACAACACGGGGTCACCCCTAGCGACGGCGAAGTACTCGTCACCGGTGCCAGTGGCGGCGTCGGAAGCATCGCGGTCACGCTGCTCGCGAGCAACGGCTACACGGTCGTCGCGGCAACCGGCCGCCTCGCTGAGGCAGACTATCTGCGGAGGTTGGGTGCGGCTACGGTGATCGACCGAGCCGAACTCGCCGAACCGGGCCGCCCCTTGGGCAGCGAGCGCTGGGCCGGCGCTATCGACTCCGTGGGCAGCCACACACTGGCCAATGTGTGTGCCACTACCAGTGCCGAGGGAGCCGTCGCCGCGTGTGGCATGGCTCAAGGCATGGAATTCCCAAGCACTGTTGCGCCATTCATCCTGCGCGGAGTGAGCCTGTTGGGTATCAACAGTGTCACGCAGTCCCACGCCAAACGCGTCACAGCGTGGGGCCGGCTGAGCAGCGACCTCGACACCGGACACCTAGGCGAGATCAGCCACGAGATCGGCCTCACTGACGCTATCTCCACTTCAACAGATCTTCTTGAGGGCCGAGTGAGGGGCCGCATCATCGTTGACGTGAATCGCTAACTCCCCTTTGCTGGAGCAGTGCGGGATAGTCGCTAGCTGACGGGTTATCTGCACGATAGGCACGTGCTCTCCCGCAGCATGCGATCAGCACAACCGAGGGGCCGCCAGCTCGCCAGTAACTGTCGTGCCGGACTCGGCCGAGTAGGAAATACCTTGATCGCCGCTTATAACGCCCACCACACACGACGACAGAAGGAGCAGCATTCATGACACGAGTTCTTGTACTTGGTGCCGGAGGCAGAATCGCGCAAATCGTAGTACGCGAACTGCTCCACGACGAGAGCGTGAATCTCACCCTCTACCTACGGAACGACCAACGCTTGCACGACTTGCCCGACCTCCGCGCAACGGCAGTAGAAGGTGATGTCCTTAACGGAAGTCTCCTGAAACAAGCGGTCGCGGGACAAGACATCGTCTATGCCAACCTTGGCGGTAAAGATATCGTGGACCAAGCGCGTGGGGTCGTCACTGCACTTGAGGGCGCTCGCGTGCGAAGGCTCATTTGGATCTCGACGCTAGGGATCTACGACGAAGTCCCCGGCGAGTTTGGCCGTTGGAACCATCGGATGCTCGACGGCGGCTATCTCGAAACCTACGCCGCAGCGGCGAAAGTGATCGAGTCTTCGCGCCTTGACTACACAATCATCAGACCCGCATGGCTTACAGACAAAGACGAAGTGGACTACGAGATCACCCAAAAAGGAGAACCTTTCAAAGGCACCGAGGTATCCCGAAAAAGCATCGCGGCACTCGTCGTACGATTGATTACCGATCCCTCACAAGAACTCCACGGCTCACTGGGAGTAAACAAGCCAGGCACCGACGCCGACAAGCCTGCATGGCAGTAATTCCGGACGCGATCGGGAAGAGCCGTTGGATAGTGGATAGTCCAGGCGCAATGCGAACTCTGGGCATGAGGTCGCAGCCTGCGTCGGGCGGCGTAAGTTCACCCTCGCGGGAGCACTAGACCGCCTAGGTCGAGTACGAGCAGGCCAAGCGGATCGTCATTGGCTGCATGCTCCACAGGCGATGACAACATCTGAAGAGACTTCACTCAGAGGGAGGCGGCACAACCCCATAGATCGTGTACGGGCTTCAGTACGTACGTTGACGCTCACCCAGCTTTGCTCACGCTCACCAGCGCCACACTGGGAGAATGCAGGCAAGAAGCAGGTAGATCAACGACTTGTAACCAACCTGGTGCTGGTCTGCCCCTACCATCATCGCTTGCACCACCGCGGTGTGATCACCATCGCCGGAACCGCCGATAATCTCGTCGTCACCGACAGTGACGGTCGACGGCTCAGCGGAGCATCGCTCGCCCGCCAACCCAAACGTCCCCCGCCCGCCGTCCCACCGTGGCCCGGGCCCCTCGGCGAGCGCGCCGACTGGTGGTGGTACGACCCCTTCCAACCCCAGCCCCCACCACCAACCAACTAGGTCGGCCACCGGAGCCGATCATCACCGGCACTGTACCGAAGCCCAAACAGGTTAAGGTGTGGGCAAATTCGTTCGCGGTACCCGCTGACGTAGGCACTGAGTTGAGCTAAGTCGGGCGGGAGTACTTCGAGCGCCCACTTCGGACGCGAGTTCAGTTCAGCAGTCGCGGCTCGATTGTGCACCTATCAGCGCGTACGTCACCGTCACGGAATTTCGATACGGCGACGGGGTTTCGGGGCCGCGCAGACTTCAGCAATCTTGCGTCCTCTCTCATGGATTGTGGTGGCGTTGCCGGACCGGATATCGAGGCAGCACTCCGACGACAAAGTTGCCTCAGCCACGGCCGCTGGCGGTCTCCTCAGTAGCTGGCCCGCACGATGGCTCATCCGCAGACCGTTGCGCTGCCCCTTCTTAATCAGGCAACTCGCCTCACCCGCACGAGATTCTCCACAAGATCGGCGGCTTTGGCCACGCCTTCGGCGGGTTTGCTCATCCGGCTCGCGAGTTCCCGGGCGCGCGCGACGTACTGGGGTTCCAAAATGGTGCGCAAGTCGGCGACCAAGGTTCGCTCAGTGACCGCCGAAAAGCGGCGTGCGGTGCCAACTTTCAATCGTTTGACCTGAGCACCCCACAGCGTCTGGTTGAGGTCCGTGGGAAGAATCAACGTGGGCACTCCTGCGCGCAGTCCGAGCGCAGTGGTGCCCGCGCCGCCGTGGTGCACCACCGCGCGGCAGGCGGGGAAGATAGCCGCGAAGTTGGCCGCGGCGACCACCTTGACGTGGTCCATATGCGGGGCG
This Mycobacterium xenopi DNA region includes the following protein-coding sequences:
- a CDS encoding SDR family oxidoreductase — its product is MTRVLVLGAGGRIAQIVVRELLHDESVNLTLYLRNDQRLHDLPDLRATAVEGDVLNGSLLKQAVAGQDIVYANLGGKDIVDQARGVVTALEGARVRRLIWISTLGIYDEVPGEFGRWNHRMLDGGYLETYAAAAKVIESSRLDYTIIRPAWLTDKDEVDYEITQKGEPFKGTEVSRKSIAALVVRLITDPSQELHGSLGVNKPGTDADKPAWQ
- a CDS encoding MDR family oxidoreductase, coding for MFSAIVVEKTNTDYRAEMRRLGSDDLPEGQVTVRVAYSSLNYKDALAITGRGPVVRRFPMVPGIDLAGVVEASNDARYKPGDHVLVNGWGLGETHWGGLAQIARLQADWLVPLPPSFTEAQATAIGTAGYTAMLCLMALEQHGVTPSDGEVLVTGASGGVGSIAVTLLASNGYTVVAATGRLAEADYLRRLGAATVIDRAELAEPGRPLGSERWAGAIDSVGSHTLANVCATTSAEGAVAACGMAQGMEFPSTVAPFILRGVSLLGINSVTQSHAKRVTAWGRLSSDLDTGHLGEISHEIGLTDAISTSTDLLEGRVRGRIIVDVNR